The sequence CTATATATCTGGACAACATAATTTCCTTGCCACAAAAATTATCTATATTAACAAGATTTCACATTAAATTACAAACAAATATAGTCAGAGTCAGACCTccgtatatatttattattcacAATCACATTAAGCTTGAATATTCCACACTTTCAACATCTCTCTATAAAAGTTGGATGTCCCTAGCTTGAAACACTAACTGAAAATGCATCTACCAATAGTGATAAACTTTCTTTCAGGTTTTGAGCATTGGTACTCATCAACATCAATTAATCAGGAAAACAACAACACTATCAAATAAGTAATCTGTAAAATATATGCCATATGTACAACAAACCAACAAAAAACACACTAAAAATCAGAATTAACATAAGCAAACACATGAAACCACAACACATACATAAGCAAACACACCAAACCAACATAATACCAGAACACAGAATGCTTACTAGTTTTTTTTTGCAGTTCTTAGCATGTGAACATGAACCTCCAGTGTGGGTTCCTTTTGGTACCCCATCTTTTCCACCCCGTGCTTTCTTTGCTCTCGCActcctccttttgaattcaggCGAGCTCCACATACGCGCCCATGACTGCCATACATCATCCGGGCACCAAACAGGTTGTCTTTCGGCTTTCCTCACATCATTTAAGATGCCTTTATAGCGATTTTTTAGTTTATCAATAAAAGCCTCCTTCATTACATTATTTGAGTAAGATGAACGATTCCACACACACTTTTTCTGCaaagaaacaaaaaagaatAATTGATATAAACCATTAAGCTCATTTTGCTTAATTAACGGTTTTTAAGAAATGATACCTGGAACTCCTCCCAATATTGATTTATAACATCTTTTGATATAGATTTGTAAGTGTatgcaacaacttgaggatatTCTTCAAATATATTTGAAATCACCGTCGCAAGATGATTATCAATTATcctacatttaaaaaaaacaattcagAAATAAACACATggtaataaattatttctctaAATATGAAATATGATTTCAGCAATATTTACTTGTAATCTGATGAAAGCACAACAACAAATCTGCCAGATTCATCTCTTGGAGTCTCAAGTGTTGCACGTCTACGAGGTGCCTGCCATCGAGGTGCGGCTGTATTAGTAGAAGACATAGAATTTCCAGCAGCAGGGGAAACTCCACCAGTAACAGAATTTACAGCTGTAGGGGAACCTCCACCAGTAATAGAATTTGCAACAGCAGTGGAACAGTCAGCGACATTTGAACTTCTAGCAGCAGGGGCAGCTTCAGCAGCACTTGAACTTCGAACTATAGGGGAGCCTTCAACAACATTTGAACTTCCAACAAAAGGGGAGCCTCCAGCAGCATCAACTAAGTAGATAACATATCAACCAAATAGTAAACTCAACAAGCCAATATCCCTCTTAGGTCTTACAAcagaaaaaaagaacaaaatcaGAGGCATAATTAGTTAATCAATAAACTAATCAGATATGGACTCAACCTATCTCAACATTCGAAACATAATAATGAATGTGGACGTTTGGGAAGCGGTGCTCTTTTGAGCAACCCTGGATATCTAAGAAAAAACAGCAGCAAATTAAAATAGGCTACACTCAGTAGCATTTCTCCTGGTAACAAGTTAGTCACTAAATATCTTGAAGCAGCAGTTCTTCACTCCCAGGGTGTAGCTGTATGGATGGAAATGCCAATTGGgcatataaaacaataaataacCCCTCCAACCCATCAAGCAGAGAATATTGTAGGTCAACCCCATTTTGGgcatataaaacaataaataacCCCTCCAACCCATTATTTATGGTCCAAAATCATATGAATATTAGTAAgctattattatttgaatatgGTTTTATGTCACTGTGGATTGGGGAAGTACATAATTTTCTTTTGGTCACCTGGGCTAAGAGAACAGACCATGTGATGACACCAAAGCATTAAATGATCACTTCATTTTAAAGGAAAGACAATCTATATTTGTTATCACTTTCTAATTCTTATTGCAATCTTATCTTTATTATGATTCATGAGgttgaatttataaaaattgaataatttcaGGACTATTACCAAATGGGAACTTCGAGTATGGACCAAAAGCATCAGAAATGAGAGGAACAGTAGTAAAGTACATAAAATCAGGCCAAAAAGAAGGTGACATGCTTCTAATAGTCCCTGGTGGAGCTTTTGCTGTTAGATTACACGAGTGAGTGGAAGTGGAAGTGGAAGTGAGAGAAAGAGTCTATGTAACAAATTGTATGAGAAACCAAATGGTAAATGGTACTGCTTCTACTAAATAGCATATAGGAAAAATCTATACATAAATTTTCCAGTTTTTCTTTCACTAAAGCATACTATCAAAAACGCtttatttcaaaatcaaatatatatatatatatatgagtaaGTGAAAGTGAGAAAAAGAGCTTGTGTAAAATCAAAACAATTAGCTCTTCATTCTACTCAAATCATAAAAAAGGTTCCTAAACTTTGCAAAACTAGCAATTAAATTCAATACATCAAAATTATAACATAACATCCCAAAACCCATTTAAGGAGCTAGTCTCTTCATTTTAGGTGTCCAAAACTTGCTCCATTACAACTTCGATTCAGACATGTTTCACAGAACATAAAAGGCAATAAGTTTTGAAATAGAACATAGAGTTTTGTCAGATGTTTCAACCAAAAAACAAGAGCACCTCAACCTCTAATGACCAGATTAAACTTACTTCTGCTTTAGGAAATTGAAAAAACCCTAGAAATCAAATCATATCAATGAAGCAACTCATATAAGAAACACATCTAAACcaaaataaatttcaaacaAATGTAGAAAGAAAACCCCTAGAAACCCTAGAAATCTTCGAAATGCAGtaaacaagaaagaaagttACCTCTTACGAGTGAAATTTTGCTGGTTGCCTCTCGCTCTCTCTGTCTATCTCTATAATCCTCTGGTTTGCAGTAGCATAGTCGATTAGAAggaaaacgaaaaaaaataCACATACAAGCAAAAGGAAGTAAGAACAGTGATAAACGGAGAGGAAATGAATGGGTGAACTGAGAAAGGATTCCTACCTTAGATTTTGATTTGCAGTGAAAAACATGAAGACCTAAGGAGAGCCGCGCTTCTCCATCGTGATGTCTGGAGAATAGGAGAGAGAATATggtaagttttttatttatatattgccttaattttttttatttatattattgtttttcttttttgtaatAATTAGTGAAAATAAAGACTTAATACTTTAGTAGGTAATGTCAATGTTAGTCTTTATGTGGGCTGGAAAATTCCAGCCCAATTTTTTGCTACTTATAATTGCATTACCAACTAATGTTGGTTGGTAACATAATGACtaaatttttctaaatttttttagtcTTTAATTTTAGTcattaactattaattttcttgtagtgaattaAGCAATTCAATTTCTATCCTGTGAAAGTTTCTATGGCAGCCACAAGCAGCACAAGTAAGTGCAGCAACAGAACCTTCTTCTCCATCACCAGCCATGAATTCTCCACATCCATCTACAGCGTATCCTCCAACAATAGCAGCTTGATTCTTTTGGCACTCTGCATATCCGATAATTCTTACCATCATAGATGAAGCTGATGAATTTCCTGATGCTTCTTCTGATGAAGCTGATGAATTTCCTGATGCTTCTTCTGATGAAGCTGATGAATTTCCTGATGCTTCTACTTTCTTCTCTCTCATCTTCTTGATGAATTTCTTATGTGCCCAAAATTAGGAGAGGGATTCAGAAACTGCTGCAAGCCCTAACCCTAGAGAGGGGTTTATTTATAGCATGTAACCCTCCTATCTAATATATTTACGTGTAATTTCTTCTGTGGGCAAAATTAGGAAAAAGTGAGgggtatatttttctttttctttttgatgaAAAGTGAGGGGTATAATTCTTCTAATGTGGCTCTAATCAGACTTACTGTTGTATGGTAAATAGCTTACTGTTGTAAGGTTAATCAAACCTTATCTCCATTTGGTGATTATCAATGGGCACTAAAAactgtttaattgaatttgaatcaCTTTATTGAGACACATTAAATTTGATTGAACATTTTCACACAAACTTCAGAGTTCAGTGATTAATAATGCATCTAATCTGTGTATACTATGTAAAATATCTAATAAGAAAATTAAGGCAAATATTAATGTTATAAGAACCAAAATCTAAGTTGGGTCAAGGCTTGTAATAATACCTCTAAACAGTTTTATAGCTTCTCTTAATAGATTCAAATTAGGATTTTAATTATGTCATTTAAAGAAAATTTAGGGGCTCACGAGATACTTTATCATTTTAGAAAGGCAATCGGTTTTTTTCGGTCAAGTTCAATAACttttcatatattaatcaaatattaatacacaaaaaaattaattacaaaatgaagAACTATCAGGTGTTGTAATTGCTCCCTATctaatactatatataatagtaaAAGCAGAGAGAATTTagatttaaaagaagaagtgttttagaggtatTTTGGATGAGTTGGCACTTTAAGAGAAAAgagaataaaataataatctacattaacacattatttattttcaattactaatcTATTGGgagaatttagactttgatatctccaattgaagaaatccgatggAAATAGAAGAGACATGGACAACTGAAATCGGGAAAAGTAAAGGTGTCTGAAGTTACAAGAAATCGTTATGTTTTCGAAGGTAAATATTCGGTTTTTTTTCCATATGTAGTAtgtattttgttctcaattgtgttgttccacacctctcgctaccttatcatgttttcttttttatttttattttttttcaaaatgactagaATAAACATTTTGtatatttgtgtttttttagtataaattgCTAGGTGTAATCGTTTTGATTGTGGACTCTAAccaaaatttagattttcggctttatatgaactcaattgttagaTTTACTGGAGTtggagttagattaattttccaaattcagaaCTTGGTGAagtccactcattttttttaaaatattgattGATTTTTCTACAAATTTTGGTACGAATGTATATAAGGTTCCTCACCATAGTGTTCATTGATGTTggagacatattgaagaaaataattaaagagttattgaaatattatacttacaacgaagtttatttcaattataaatcatgtttttttatgattaccattctaagtttctttctcattttttagtCATGACTACATTATCAAGAAGATAAGTTTTTTTTCCCAATTATTTAGACATGGAGATTTTAAGCTTCACATAGACTTAATAATTCTTGAAGCAATTTGGATTGTGCTACATATGAACTCAAAattaaggtaaataaaaataatttttgatgctcaaaatcctaaaatgtaaattaattatgggatattgGGACAGTTACTTTTGCAACACTAATTTTTATAGTTATTAACCATTATATTGTTGTTTGTATAAAATTGTCAGTATTTCAAAAGTTTTTATTAATcatatttatgtaataaatcTCTAATGAACCAATGTATAAAGTTGATCTCTTTTCCGGGACAACAAAAAGACATtcataaattagtaaattagtGCTTTAGTAAGTAAGTTTTTACAACAGCTTTATGTGTACCATAaatgataataaattaaattgtaatattttcatataattACTTCTATCTTCAAttcttaaaatttattaatcatagttttatttatttcaaataaaaattatttaattgggTCGTCATATCCCTTTGATTTATTGTCTCTTgatataatcaaattataataattcgttttaatttttttattcatggATTTGATACTTCTCCTTAGGTTTTACAAGACTGCGGCTGCCTTCACTATATTCTTGCTCAGTTGATATACCGTTAATTCAAGCCTATTGTTAAAAATCCCACATTTCTAAATAAGGAATCTATATGGCTCCTTAAATATATGAGACAATCCTTACCCTTCAAGGTACCTTTTCGGGTGAGTTAAGTCTTTGTTTACATGGTATAAGAGTCATAGTTCAATGTTGGGGCTTTCGCTGATATCTGCGTCATGCACCAAATGAATTGGGCGTGAGGGGGCGTGTTAAACATCCCACGTTGCTAAATGAGGAAGCTATATGGCTTcttaaatatgtgaggcaatccttACCCTTCAAAGTACATTTTAGGGTGAGTTAAGTCTTTGTTTAcacatattgatattataaaaaATCTATTCATGGTAGTGTTCATTTATATGAATAAACATGATGTGTGGAttctataaattttttaaatataaaatataagtactttattattgttatattgttacaaatatatttattttattgcatatttatatttttatatgtatgttttatttttatacattatattaaaaaaagtgtaaaaaataataatgtttttataataatctagacgttattattaaaaataataataataaaaattactataattataatatactaataaataacaaattatcaaaatagTTAAATATGGCATATGATCCACGTAAAGTGCGGTGTAGGGGAGACCAGTCGATTCAAATCGAAAATGGGGTAGTACTCCCGGTTCACCAGGTTTGCCACTAAAACTAAGGCGATGGAAATTATTGAAAACCAAGTCGGCTTTCGCGACTCCATGGGGAATACCTTCTCTACTAATTAAGAATAGTTGACGAAACTTTCTTTGATTTGAGTCGTTCCATTACATTTGAATTCCTTTTGTAAGCTCTTCATTCCTCTCTATCAAGCGCGGCACACTAACTATATGACGCTCTAAAGCGTGTGTAACAAACAGAAACTTCTTCAACCGTGGTCCGGCTTACCGCTCACCCTTTAAAAACCGGCTTTCTTTGCCGAGGAATTCTGATTGAGAGGTAGTAAGCTCAACCAAGGAGAAAGGGGGCCCTATAGGGCTTAGACCCTAACCAGAACAGTAGGATAGCTCCGTAACCAGACAGAGGTGGCCCTAGCCCAGACCAGTACTCTTTTTATTACTGATAGTATTAAATCTACAATATTGTATTTGTCTATAGGGCTTAGACCCTAACCAGAACAGTAGGATAGCTCCGTAACCAGACAGAGGTGGCCCTAGCCCAGACCAGTACTCTTTTTATTACTGATAGTATTAAATCTACAATATTGTATTTGTGTCAATCTTGCTTATTGAATCATTTACAATCTTGCTTACTGAGCAATCTAGGTGAATCACAGCCAAAGAAGGGTCTCAAATCTATCTTTGAGCTCGAAAAAGTTGCTATAACCCGTGTTTTTTCgatgaaaaaagaaaatattctCTAAGTTTCATCTCGATTAGTTTTTACCATTTCTAATTGGTAAACGAAAAGTCTTGTTGATGCTCTGCTTGTACACAAGAAGTAGAATCCAGCCAGCTTCATTATTAGGAGTATGGTATGCTAGGCTTTTGGATGATCATAGGCCCTCAGATAATGATTGATTGTGTCAGTGCATGATGATTAGATTTCCGAAATATATAACAAGGCctcctctttctttctctttcctaTTCAAGGAATGCTTACCGAAAAAGTCTGCTTACTGCTTGGTCTTCTTTGGCAGCTGCTTCACACAATCACTATCAATAATCGactaatattattaattaataagtaatttataaaaaaataagaattgaaaaataaaactaaatttttttataaataagaattaaaaataagaattaCAAGTTAAATATTGGTTCATAGGAGCTATAGCACAATTTGATGTGGTGAAAGTTTCTGGATTGGTTCCTACTCGAGAAAACTTTAAACGAAGTAAAAAAATCGGATGAAGTATTAACTATACGACATTAGTCTAATTAATATTGCATTGATTTTAATGCAAAACTTTAAatgacacaaaaaaaaaaaaaatacactgtTTAACAAAGGCAATCTAATCATTCTAATTTATGGCATCCAACGAACAACATTTGGTTGAGAGGCAGATTTGGGCTGAGGCTGTGTCGAAAATGGAGCAGATGCTTCGGTTTGTGGTTGACTAGAACGACTTGCATATGGTCCTCCCCTGGAATTTGTATTTCTATTGTACCCCTTTTCTGTACGGTTCATTGGTGTAGGCATAGCTTGTTTTACCTTCCATTTGAGTTTGGTTGCTTCAAAACCAATATCACCTGTAACTTTTACAGAATTCTTCAACACTCTTGCACCAGTTGAGATCACAGTTCTTTCACTTCTGAGATTCTATATACGGACAAGAAAATTAATAACAACACTAACAAACTCTAAAGTATATGTAATAAGTCAATTGGAAATCCAATTATTTACCTGTGCACATGTAAAACAGTCCTTTCTGATATAAAAATACCAAGACCGAAAGCTTGTTGCTCTTTCTGAGTAGTAGAGGCATCATTTTTCTTTGCATCCTTGGCATCCTCTGTTTACTTCGCATCTAAACACAAGTCCTTTTTTAGATAACATGTGGTTTCAATAACAAAATTCGTATCAGAAAGAATCCAAAATTTCAGTACCTGATGTCCAGCATATGCATTTGAGGCTATTTCAGTACCACTGGTAGGAGCAGATGGGACACTACCACCCTGAACAGATTTTAATGAAAATTAGATGTATGAAAATCATACAATCATACAATATGCTAACCTTAAAAGGACAACCCTTTTTGTTATGATCTGGTTGCTTACACTTAGAACACTTCATGACTACTCCCTTTTTAGACGGTTTACCAATTTTCTTCACTTCATCTCTATCTTTTTTCTGTTCTTTTCGGTCTACCAGGCATTGGCTTGAGTTCATATTCAATGGGAGGAtattgttggatcaaataaataaactttcagaggtagagaggaagagtataattgttGGAAGAAATTCTCTTTTAATTCTCTTGCCTTGCTActttgtattgataggtatttatagattacaaacatgactTTTAGTAAACCACATTAACTTTCTATAAATACACATACAGAcacagatacagaaatgactcttggataatccactgaaccaaattaaacactattaattataagtttattatttcaacacaccctcttaaacttataattttttttatcccttagtaacACCAGTTCTTAATTTGCTACATTTTTGAACTTCATCGTCATTGACCTCTTCACTCCGAGCTTTCATCATTCCCATTATTATCTCCATCGTTTTCTTTGAATTTGATTGTTATTGACCTTTTCACGGAGTATTCCATCATCGACATTATTATTtccatcattttcttcttcctcatcatcatcgtcATCCCAATCATCTTCGTCAGTACCATCAACATCACTATTATTATCGTCAACTTGTATTTTGGGGTTTGGATGTGGAACATAACTTGTAGTGCACCTTtgttatcttgcattttcatatagtttttaatatattttaattatagtaatcatgcattttaagatagtttttaatattttataattattttatgtttagttttatgttttaagaGCTAATGCTTGTTCTATgtgtttttaggtattatttggggcaaaaatgcaattatggaatcattattcaaataaataaagttGCACAGTTAGAACTCCTTCTAGTTGGTGACCTCGTAGCAGTTGAAGAATGAAGACTCATGACTCTTTAAATAAATCCttattgtcataaattcctaaaataactatccaaggaatgttatgaaagttaaagagtcttttgaatgctcaagaAGGAGTTACACTACTCAATGCTCCCTTTAATTacatgaaagttaaaaagttgcaaagaagaattcaactctccatatgtttaagaagttagagcaaagaattcaatcctccattaatcttctctttaataGCATTAAAGTTGGAGGTTACAATGAATGCATGAAGGcatgtgcaactataaatacctacattggGAAGCATGAAACCAGACCTGGAACAGACATGGAACAGGCCTCACCACACTCTCTTTATCTCTTTCTTTTAGACTTTTtatagttttctttttgttcattttcgTTCTACCTTtgtaaacatattctatttttttatttcaaagtttattctcacttcatcttttcttctctttactTTAGTCatgttttctattaaatttcttattttcgttccatctaccatgaactaactcctccatagctagagctatggcggatcctaatcgaagtagatgatttacttgcaatcctatttcaagttcataatttattaattagagaattaaactatggagcttaatttcctagttagatatTTGGCCGatatttagctaaattacaattaatgattttggttgaccgacactaagataattaatggaacTACATAGTTTAGACCTGTGTCTATACGGTGCGGTTTTTCAGGGTTTAGTTTCACGACTTAACTTTGGGGTTATTTAAGAGAgcttaatgctttcattatacctttattcttgactgggccaaagctaggataattgtatgtgaaataggattaatcttgactggaccaaagcttggttaattactttaggaaataatcaccgtctctagattaaaacttaagaacttGGATAGGATTGAGTGTGGATTATATACATTAGGTTAGGTGAAGCCTTGCTCTAGTGATTTACATCATATTTAAACTCAATTTATTTCCTTGCTTACttcatttaattgttttaaatttattagtttaatatcacaaccaattcaagttttgattgcttacataatagaaattcacagaaatcaatagatataaacacaatcctcgagggaacgatactctacttattcTTTATTACTTGATCACGATGGGGTGCACTTGCCCTTAGTTTTGTACGATACACATCTcgtccatcaagtttttggcgccgttgccggagattgtttgttttataattttgatttagttgaagttctattaatttaagcgtttttttttatattttgttcctttttactttttttttcttttatgtttattttgcaAGGTGATGGACCAAAATAGTTATCCATGGTGGTTGAATGCTCCAACATTCAACAACCACTTAGATATCCAAGCTCAAGCCAATGAGGATAAATTTTTGATGTTTATGAAGGATAACTTTCCGGATGTGTCTCTTCGCGATGCGGCATGTATACATTGCGGGGGTTTACATTTTGAACTGGATTGTCAATATcaaaattcaaatctttataCTAATTCTTGTTATATGGATGATCAATATGAGCTGCCTAGAGAAGAAATTTCAAGCACGTTTTCCCCATATTGGGAGAATGGTTATGTGTGTCATCAAGATTCTCAAACCTTATCACCAAATTTTGAGCATGAGGAGGATCCACAATGGAAAGAAATAATCGATATTATTGAgcagataaataataaattctctTCATTGGAGACTTTTACCAAAAATATCGATGCTTCTCAGAGAAATATAATGAAAACTTTAGAAGATCTGATTGCAATTACGTCAACTGATGAACCATATTCAGATTTTTCGAGTGAAGCATATAACTTGATTGAACCTCAACATGAAGAAGTCCTTGAGGAATGTTCAGATATATGTTTGGTGATAAGTTGTGAAGATAAATCAATAGGAGAAAAAAAGCTGGAAATTTCAAATCAAGTGGAAAGTTCCATCACCCGAATAGATGAGATCACCACACCTGAACTTGTGGTGCAGAAATCCATGATTGAAGAGTTTGAAACAATCCCGACTGAAGAATTTTACATGTTATATGACTTACCAaaagagtcaaaaagggagaCATCTAAACTCTTTCAtaacttttataaatttatgtcaTAGATTTTGTTGATTTATTTTGAAGCTAAAAATCCAATTTGCATTCATAGAATATTTATTAAAGAATTTGGATTTCTTATAAGGCTTCATTCATTTACATAAAAGGGAGGTTTGTAGTCAAGCTAAACGACTATAATCTTAGCGCTTCCGGGAGGCAAcccgagttttttttttaatttctcttttatttacaatatttctttaagtaagttttatttttatttattttgcaggtaaaccaaaaaaaaaaaaaaaaaaaaaacaggaaaaacaaacaaattggCCCCACAGTTAAAGTGATCGATCTCTACCACCTTTGGTTTAAGGGAGTTTTTCTttaacccttttactttttcACTTTACTTTTTATCGCATTTTTGGGAGTAAATGCTTGCTCTAAAGTGTGAGGAAGAGTAAAAAGAGTTTTATCTATCTTAGtttaagtttttattatttattgtctatttttgtgtttattgttttcttttagGATAATTTCATTTAGTTGCATGCTTCCTTACATGTTAAAATCATTGTCTTCGCTTTTTCAAAAATTTGAGATGGACTCAGGAAGAAAACTCGTAAACAATTGACCATTAATAGGATGAAACTTCACCATGGCAGtcataaattttgaaattacatttttttatagaattacgAAACTGAGGAACTTTGGATTAAAATGGGAGTTCCGGAGACTACACTTGTGGACTGAAAATAAGCATTGAACTTGTCATTTGGTTAAACTTTTTGGTACAAATATTAACCCGAACATATGTGAGATTTTGAGACCAAATATTTGAGCATTTTCTTACACATTGctcggttttttttttcttgagtgTGCTCATACTTGCTATTGTCTATATAATTTGCATCAAATGCTAGTCGAAACCTTGTGCATCTAGTTGGAACTTGGCGTGATCAAGGCAATTAAGTGTAGCCCTTTGTTAATGTTAGAACttattttttcttgtttaaACCCAAAACCCTTTTACATCGTGTTTAGTTAAGCCTCGTTGAAGCCTACGTATACCATTTTCTTTGTTTCACCACATTACAAACCCCTAACGTCTTAAATACCCTTTTCTCACCCGTGAATTTACAATTATTGTGAACAAATAGGAATGATTTAGGGAGCTCAAAATTTGTGGAAAATAGGAAGCCGAGAATTATTTTTGCCACTTTATGTGCTAttgctcaaaaaaaaaaagaagaaaaaaaataataataaagaaaaagactcaaaagacaaaaaaagaaaaaaattaaattaaaaaaaaaagaaaaaaaagagaaaaaacatTGGTTTGAGTCATTTAGTTCAAGGTGGAGATTCCATCATGATTAATCTCAGAAAATTCATTTGAAGCAACGAACTGTAATATATAATCATAAGTTAAGAATAAGGATAAATGGATGAATACTCAACATTGTGAGACTTGTTACAGTCTTGGAGATAGAAGTGggtaagaagaaaagaaaaacaaaacgatTCTCATATGCTTGCTTATGGAACTCTTGTTCTGGAATTAATAcctaatatagaaaaaaaagggaaaattgtTTTCTCATCAGTAGCACATCTTATGTGTCTCGGTTAATCTTTGAAGAGCTCTGAGTcttattgtagttattttgcACAACTAGTTGTTTATTCACTTCCCATATATTTTCCTTATCCAAACCTGTCCCTAAACCAACATTACAACCCGTAAAAGACCTTGGGATCTTGTTTCTGACTAGATAAGCACAATGGTAACAACTGGATGACAATGCAAATTCAGCATAGT comes from Euphorbia lathyris chromosome 8, ddEupLath1.1, whole genome shotgun sequence and encodes:
- the LOC136203565 gene encoding uncharacterized protein; protein product: MCIFFRFPSNRLCYCKPEDYRDRQREREATSKISLVRVDAAGGSPFVGSSNVVEGSPIVRSSSAAEAAPAARSSNVADCSTAVANSITGGGSPTAVNSVTGGVSPAAGNSMSSTNTAAPRWQAPRRRATLETPRDESGRFVVVLSSDYKIIDNHLATVISNIFEEYPQVVAYTYKSISKDVINQYWEEFQKKCVWNRSSYSNNVMKEAFIDKLKNRYKGILNDVRKAERQPVWCPDDVWQSWARMWSSPEFKRRSARAKKARGGKDGVPKGTHTGGSCSHAKNCKKKLEKEMNQPITPHQLFLWTHTHEHDGITFINDRSRHTQGYSPKERHVLVA